In a genomic window of Streptomyces sp. NBC_01142:
- a CDS encoding serine/threonine-protein kinase, with product MQPLDPGEPQTIGAYRLLGRLGAGGMGRVYLGRSAGGRTVAVKVVHPHFALDEEFRARFRREVQAARRVGGEWTAPVLDADPEAPVPWVATGYVAGPSLSRAVAEHGPLPTSAVRVLGAGLAEALAAVHGLELVHRDVKPSNVLLTLDGPRLIDFGIARAWGSPRTEFGGGTASLTSTGVSVGSPGYMSPEQILGRSITGAADVFSLGAVLAYAATGEAPFPGDSSAALLYKVVHEEPELGSLEGDLRELVAACLAKSPDARPAPGEIAGRLAPGGAVSLIGTGWLPGPLVEQVSRSAVSLLDLEPAHADPAASGPVAFSSPAIGTFGPPVEPALHGPRTPAPEPAPSGGFSFSADTGGNARRGRRVSCTVALTVAGALAAVTVGGGVLLDLWPRDADSRKSGDAAEPPAATASTSAEPVTSVPKGFIGTWQGRITQDSGLAGGRFTAVISEGERGDDVVRTSTVLGPLTCNGVGRLVSATGARLRIEERTDPDRPSTADLCTSGTASVTYTRTADGTLRFQSAEEAAGNPYATLKKAGN from the coding sequence ATGCAGCCGCTGGATCCGGGCGAGCCGCAGACCATCGGGGCCTACCGGCTGCTCGGCAGGCTGGGAGCGGGCGGAATGGGCCGCGTCTATCTCGGGCGCAGCGCAGGCGGCCGTACGGTCGCGGTCAAGGTCGTCCATCCGCACTTCGCCCTCGACGAGGAGTTCCGGGCGCGCTTCCGGCGTGAGGTGCAGGCGGCGCGGCGGGTCGGCGGGGAGTGGACGGCGCCGGTGCTGGACGCCGACCCGGAGGCCCCGGTGCCCTGGGTGGCCACCGGCTATGTGGCCGGTCCCTCGCTGTCCCGGGCGGTCGCCGAGCACGGCCCGCTGCCCACCTCTGCGGTACGGGTGCTGGGCGCGGGACTCGCGGAGGCGCTGGCCGCGGTGCACGGCCTGGAACTGGTGCACCGGGATGTGAAGCCGTCCAACGTGCTGCTCACGCTGGACGGGCCGCGGCTGATCGACTTCGGGATCGCCCGGGCCTGGGGGTCCCCCCGGACGGAGTTTGGGGGAGGCACCGCCTCGCTCACCTCCACCGGTGTCTCGGTCGGCTCGCCCGGCTATATGTCACCCGAGCAGATCCTCGGCAGGAGCATCACGGGCGCGGCGGATGTCTTCTCGCTGGGTGCGGTCCTTGCCTACGCGGCGACGGGTGAGGCGCCGTTCCCGGGTGACTCCTCGGCCGCGCTGCTCTACAAGGTCGTGCACGAGGAGCCCGAGCTGGGCTCCTTGGAGGGCGACTTGCGGGAGCTGGTGGCCGCTTGTCTGGCCAAGAGCCCGGACGCCCGCCCTGCGCCCGGCGAGATCGCGGGCAGGCTGGCCCCGGGTGGGGCGGTCTCGCTGATCGGGACGGGGTGGCTGCCGGGCCCGCTGGTCGAGCAGGTCAGCCGGTCGGCGGTGAGTCTGCTGGACCTGGAGCCCGCGCACGCGGACCCGGCTGCCTCGGGTCCGGTGGCCTTCAGCAGCCCGGCGATCGGGACGTTCGGCCCGCCGGTGGAACCGGCGCTGCACGGCCCGCGTACGCCTGCGCCGGAGCCCGCGCCGTCGGGTGGCTTCTCCTTCTCGGCCGACACGGGCGGCAACGCCCGTCGCGGCAGACGGGTGAGCTGCACCGTGGCGCTGACCGTGGCAGGCGCGCTCGCGGCTGTGACGGTCGGCGGCGGTGTCCTCCTCGACCTGTGGCCGCGCGACGCCGACAGCCGCAAGAGCGGCGACGCCGCGGAGCCGCCCGCCGCGACGGCCTCGACCTCGGCGGAGCCGGTCACGTCGGTACCGAAGGGCTTCATCGGTACCTGGCAGGGCCGGATCACCCAGGACAGCGGTCTGGCCGGCGGCCGGTTCACCGCGGTCATCAGCGAGGGCGAGCGGGGCGATGACGTGGTCCGCACCTCCACGGTCCTCGGCCCGCTCACGTGCAACGGGGTGGGCAGGCTGGTGTCCGCCACCGGGGCCCGGCTGCGCATCGAGGAGCGTACGGACCCGGACCGTCCCTCGACGGCGGATCTGTGCACGAGCGGCACGGCTTCCGTGACGTACACACGCACCGCGGACGGCACACTGCGCTTCCAGTCGGCGGAGGAGGCTGCGGGCAACCCGTACGCGACCTTGAAGAAGGCGGGCAACTGA
- a CDS encoding serine/threonine-protein kinase, with translation MGETSMELLGPDDPQELGSYRLLRLLGAGGMGRVYLARSPGGRTVAVKVVRPDLAADEGFRQRFRHEVDIARAVSGRYTAPVVDSAPDAAIPWLATAYVLGPDLTDVVASHGALPERTVRALGAGLAAALQEIHAAGLIHRDLKPSNVLLAADGPRVIDFGIARAVDGNRMTQTGVVVGSPGYMPPEQALGRDVGTAGDVFSLGAVLAFAATGRNVFGEAAPAAMLYQVVHEEPDLNGTPRGLTGLIRACLAKDPAARPTPAEVLQALAPAGTGQLLSDWLPSAVASTIATHASSILDLETPAHGSTPMPAQGFGPPPTALDTPTPGMPLPGTARLGAAPAPSRRRFLGLAAGGVAGVAVAGTGAAWMLTRDGKKSPNSKGKPGNSSRGGAAGTESFPTPPPGTAPQVLWHKSVSVDTVSVDQRLLVHNNMLVISGDPLVAYDVKTGRPRWTRKGVAPAGSPLLFAAGKLFLVSTEHDGTVIGLDVKTGKEAWRSRLSEDLTVERTIAVDDARIYVVASVNDGKIRDRLTAVAAIDHRTGKVAWQEQRDAGTDDYDVVGTVAGNRFVYTDSNFNLTVRDTAKGKQLWSQKIGDDLAWTPEVHAGLVLVPGETLRAVDVETGRPSWTLSPRGRRGFKEPMVVDGVLYAADYDQGVWAVDLKQGKKIWLCEEPGARRAPTEFVRVGDTLYGASYDDAGGVFALDLRTGKSRWTFNDNTGNLEQWHIAASGKRLLATHGGEIYSLPAV, from the coding sequence ATGGGGGAGACTTCGATGGAGCTGCTGGGGCCGGACGATCCGCAGGAGCTGGGGAGTTACCGACTTCTGAGGCTGCTCGGCGCCGGCGGAATGGGCCGGGTGTATCTGGCACGTTCGCCCGGCGGCCGCACGGTGGCGGTCAAGGTGGTCCGCCCCGATCTCGCGGCGGACGAGGGCTTTCGGCAGCGGTTCCGGCACGAGGTCGACATCGCCAGGGCCGTATCCGGCCGCTACACCGCGCCCGTGGTCGACTCCGCCCCCGACGCGGCGATTCCCTGGCTCGCCACCGCGTACGTCCTTGGCCCCGACCTGACCGATGTGGTGGCCTCCCACGGGGCGCTGCCGGAACGCACCGTGCGCGCGCTCGGCGCGGGCCTGGCCGCGGCGCTCCAGGAGATCCACGCGGCCGGGCTGATTCACCGCGACCTCAAGCCCTCCAATGTGCTGCTGGCGGCGGACGGCCCGCGCGTCATCGACTTCGGCATCGCGCGTGCGGTCGACGGAAACCGGATGACCCAGACGGGAGTCGTCGTCGGTTCGCCGGGCTACATGCCGCCCGAGCAGGCACTGGGCCGGGACGTCGGTACCGCGGGCGATGTCTTCTCGCTCGGCGCGGTACTGGCCTTCGCGGCCACCGGACGCAATGTCTTCGGCGAGGCCGCCCCGGCCGCGATGCTCTACCAGGTCGTGCACGAGGAGCCCGACCTCAACGGAACCCCGCGGGGGCTGACAGGCCTGATACGGGCCTGCCTCGCCAAGGACCCGGCCGCGCGGCCCACACCGGCGGAGGTCCTGCAGGCTCTGGCGCCCGCGGGCACCGGCCAACTCCTGTCCGACTGGCTGCCGTCCGCGGTCGCCTCGACGATCGCCACGCACGCGTCGAGCATCCTCGACCTGGAGACCCCGGCACACGGCAGCACCCCGATGCCCGCCCAGGGCTTCGGCCCACCCCCGACAGCCCTGGACACCCCGACGCCGGGCATGCCCCTGCCTGGCACGGCCCGGCTCGGCGCAGCCCCGGCGCCGTCCCGCCGCCGTTTCCTGGGTCTGGCGGCCGGCGGCGTGGCCGGCGTGGCCGTCGCGGGCACAGGAGCGGCCTGGATGCTCACCCGCGACGGAAAGAAGTCACCGAACAGCAAGGGAAAGCCGGGCAATTCGAGCCGAGGGGGCGCGGCCGGCACGGAAAGCTTCCCGACCCCGCCTCCCGGGACGGCGCCCCAGGTGCTGTGGCACAAGTCGGTGTCGGTCGACACCGTCAGCGTGGACCAACGCCTGCTGGTCCACAACAACATGCTGGTGATCAGCGGCGATCCACTGGTGGCGTACGACGTGAAGACAGGACGTCCGCGCTGGACCCGCAAGGGTGTCGCTCCAGCCGGTTCGCCGCTCCTGTTCGCCGCGGGCAAGCTCTTCCTCGTCAGCACGGAGCACGACGGCACCGTCATCGGCCTCGACGTGAAGACGGGGAAAGAGGCCTGGCGCAGTCGCCTGAGCGAAGACCTGACCGTCGAGAGGACCATCGCTGTCGACGACGCAAGGATTTACGTCGTCGCATCCGTCAATGACGGAAAGATCCGGGACAGGCTCACCGCCGTCGCGGCCATCGACCACCGTACGGGCAAGGTGGCATGGCAGGAGCAGCGCGACGCAGGCACCGACGACTACGACGTCGTGGGCACCGTGGCCGGGAATCGTTTCGTCTACACCGACTCGAACTTCAACCTCACGGTGCGCGACACCGCCAAGGGCAAGCAGCTCTGGAGTCAGAAGATCGGCGACGACCTGGCGTGGACCCCCGAGGTTCACGCCGGGCTCGTCCTCGTCCCCGGTGAGACGCTGCGCGCCGTGGACGTGGAAACCGGCAGGCCCAGTTGGACCCTCTCGCCCCGTGGCCGCCGTGGCTTCAAGGAACCCATGGTCGTCGACGGTGTCCTGTACGCAGCGGACTACGACCAGGGCGTCTGGGCCGTCGACCTCAAGCAGGGCAAGAAGATCTGGCTCTGCGAGGAGCCGGGCGCGCGAAGGGCCCCGACGGAGTTCGTACGCGTCGGCGACACCCTCTACGGAGCCTCGTACGACGACGCGGGCGGGGTCTTCGCCCTGGACCTCAGGACGGGCAAGTCCCGCTGGACGTTCAACGACAACACCGGGAACCTGGAGCAGTGGCACATCGCCGCCTCCGGGAAGCGGCTGCTGGCGACACACGGGGGCGAGATCTACTCCCTCCCGGCAGTCTGA
- the mqnC gene encoding cyclic dehypoxanthinyl futalosine synthase, whose translation MTEKTDLQSVLDRAAAGGRITPEEALDLYRSAPLHALGEAADAVRKRRYAGTEHIATYIIERNINYTNVCVTACKFCAFYAAPKDTAKGWTRDLDDILRRCAETVELGGTQIMFQGGHHPDYGVEYYEKHFSAIKQAYPQLVIHSLGASEVEHMARISKVSVEEAIQRIHAAGLDSFAGAGAELLPERPRKAIAPLKESGERWLEIMEAAHRLGVESTSTMLMGTGETNAERIEHLRMIRDVQDRTGGFRAFIPYTYQPENNHLKGRTQATIFEYLRMIAVARLFMDNIVHIQGSWLTVGKEVGQLSLHYGADDLGSIMLEENVVSSAGAKHRSNRMEIIDLIRKSGRVPAQRTTTYEHILVHDDPADDPVDERVVSHFSSTAIEGGTAHPELKLLASN comes from the coding sequence GTGACCGAGAAGACCGACCTCCAGTCTGTTCTCGACCGTGCTGCCGCAGGTGGGCGGATCACCCCCGAGGAGGCGCTCGACCTCTACCGTTCCGCGCCGCTGCACGCGCTGGGCGAGGCGGCCGACGCCGTACGCAAGCGTCGGTACGCCGGTACGGAGCACATCGCGACGTACATCATCGAGCGCAACATCAACTACACCAATGTGTGCGTCACCGCATGCAAGTTCTGCGCCTTCTACGCCGCGCCCAAGGACACCGCCAAGGGCTGGACGCGTGACCTGGACGACATCCTGCGGCGCTGCGCCGAGACCGTCGAGCTCGGTGGCACGCAGATCATGTTCCAGGGCGGGCACCACCCGGACTACGGCGTCGAGTACTACGAGAAGCACTTCTCCGCCATCAAGCAGGCCTACCCGCAGCTGGTGATCCACTCGCTGGGCGCGTCCGAGGTCGAGCACATGGCCCGGATCTCCAAGGTCTCCGTCGAGGAGGCGATCCAGCGCATTCACGCCGCCGGTCTCGACTCCTTCGCCGGTGCCGGTGCCGAGCTGCTGCCCGAGCGGCCCCGCAAGGCCATCGCGCCGCTCAAGGAGTCGGGTGAGCGCTGGCTGGAGATCATGGAGGCCGCGCACCGGCTGGGCGTCGAGTCGACCTCCACGATGCTCATGGGCACCGGCGAGACCAACGCCGAGCGCATCGAGCACCTGCGGATGATCCGCGACGTGCAGGACCGCACGGGCGGCTTCCGCGCCTTCATCCCGTACACCTACCAGCCCGAGAACAACCACCTCAAGGGCCGTACGCAGGCGACGATCTTCGAGTACCTGCGGATGATCGCGGTCGCCCGGCTCTTCATGGACAACATCGTGCACATCCAGGGCTCCTGGCTCACCGTGGGCAAGGAGGTCGGCCAGCTGTCGCTGCACTACGGCGCCGACGACCTCGGTTCGATCATGCTCGAGGAGAACGTCGTCTCCTCGGCCGGCGCGAAGCACCGCTCGAACCGTATGGAGATCATCGATCTGATCCGCAAGTCGGGCCGCGTCCCGGCGCAGCGGACGACGACGTACGAGCACATCCTCGTGCACGACGACCCGGCCGACGACCCGGTCGACGAGCGCGTCGTCTCGCACTTCTCCTCCACGGCCATCGAGGGCGGTACGGCCCACCCCGAGCTGAAGCTGCTCGCCTCCAACTAG